Proteins encoded in a region of the Streptomyces sp. NBC_00513 genome:
- the hppD gene encoding 4-hydroxyphenylpyruvate dioxygenase, producing MTESLANLETETTPATAREADPFPVKGMDAIVFAVGNAKQAAHYYSTAFGMKLVAYSGPENGTRETASYVLTNGGARFVLTSVIKASTDHGRFLAEHVADHGDGVIDLAIEVPDARAAYAYAVEHGARGLDEPYEVKDEHGTVVLAAIATYGQTRHTLVERKDYSGPYLPGYVAAQPLVAPPAKRTFQAVDHCVGNVELGRMNEWVAFYNKVMGFTNMKEFVGDDIATEYSALMSKVVADGTLKVKFPINEPAIAKKKSQIDEYLEFYGGAGVQHIALASNDIVATVRTMRAAGVAFLDTPDSYYDTLGDWAGETRVPVETLRELKILVDRDEDGYLLQIFTKPVQDKPTVFFEIIERHGSMGFGKGNFKALFEAIEREQEKRGNL from the coding sequence ATGACTGAGTCTCTGGCGAACCTCGAAACCGAAACCACCCCGGCCACCGCGCGTGAGGCCGACCCCTTCCCGGTGAAGGGCATGGACGCGATCGTCTTCGCCGTGGGCAACGCCAAGCAGGCCGCGCACTACTACTCCACCGCGTTCGGCATGAAGCTCGTGGCCTACTCCGGACCGGAGAACGGCACCCGCGAGACCGCCTCCTACGTCCTCACCAACGGCGGCGCGCGCTTCGTGCTGACCTCGGTCATCAAGGCGAGCACCGACCACGGCCGCTTCCTCGCCGAGCACGTCGCCGACCACGGCGACGGCGTGATCGACCTCGCGATCGAGGTCCCGGACGCCCGCGCCGCGTACGCCTACGCCGTCGAGCACGGCGCCCGCGGCCTGGACGAGCCGTACGAGGTCAAGGACGAGCACGGCACCGTCGTCCTCGCCGCCATCGCCACCTACGGCCAGACCCGCCACACGCTGGTGGAGCGCAAGGACTACAGCGGCCCCTACCTGCCGGGCTACGTGGCCGCCCAGCCGCTCGTCGCCCCGCCGGCCAAGCGGACCTTCCAGGCCGTCGACCACTGCGTGGGCAACGTCGAGCTGGGCCGGATGAACGAGTGGGTGGCGTTCTACAACAAGGTCATGGGCTTCACGAACATGAAGGAGTTCGTGGGCGACGACATCGCGACCGAGTACTCGGCCCTGATGTCGAAGGTGGTCGCGGACGGCACCCTCAAGGTGAAGTTCCCGATCAACGAGCCCGCCATCGCGAAGAAGAAGTCGCAGATCGACGAGTACCTGGAGTTCTACGGCGGCGCGGGCGTCCAGCACATCGCGCTCGCCTCGAACGACATCGTGGCGACCGTCCGCACCATGCGCGCCGCGGGCGTCGCCTTCCTCGACACCCCGGACTCGTACTACGACACCCTCGGCGACTGGGCCGGCGAGACCCGGGTGCCCGTCGAGACCCTGCGCGAGCTGAAGATCCTCGTCGACCGCGACGAGGACGGCTACCTGCTCCAGATCTTCACCAAGCCGGTCCAGGACAAGCCGACCGTCTTCTTCGAGATCATCGAGCGGCACGGCTCGATGGGCTTCGGCAAGGGCAACTTCAAGGCCCTCTTCGAGGCGATCGAGCGCGAGCAGGAGAAGCGCGGCAACCTCTAG
- a CDS encoding Lrp/AsnC family transcriptional regulator encodes MGIDELDGRLIVLLAREPRIGVLEASRRLGVARGTAQARLDRLQSNGVIRGFGPQVDPTALGYPVTAFATLEIKQGQGSDVRAHLTGVPEVLELHTTTGHGDMLCRLVARSNADLQRVIDRVVAFDGIVRASTAIVMENPVPLRIIPLVEQAADDD; translated from the coding sequence ATGGGGATCGACGAACTCGACGGGCGTCTCATCGTCCTGCTCGCCCGCGAGCCCCGGATCGGGGTCCTGGAGGCCTCGCGCCGGCTGGGGGTCGCGCGCGGCACGGCGCAGGCGCGGCTCGACCGGCTTCAGTCGAATGGAGTGATCCGCGGGTTCGGTCCGCAGGTCGATCCGACGGCTCTCGGCTACCCGGTCACCGCGTTCGCCACGCTGGAGATCAAACAGGGCCAAGGGTCCGACGTACGCGCCCACTTGACCGGGGTGCCGGAGGTGCTGGAGCTGCACACCACCACCGGTCACGGGGACATGTTGTGCCGGCTCGTGGCCCGCTCCAACGCGGACCTTCAACGGGTGATCGACCGGGTCGTCGCGTTCGATGGGATCGTGCGGGCCTCCACGGCGATCGTCATGGAGAACCCCGTGCCCTTGCGGATCATCCCGCTGGTCGAGCAGGCGGCCGACGACGACTGA
- a CDS encoding ABC transporter permease, whose translation MSFWSYLSSRRQQLLVDAFQQVSLVFQCMVIATALGIAIGVLTYRSGWGGSLAITSTATILTVPSLAMIGLLIPIVGLGVAPAVISLTLYGLLPIVRNSIVGLRGVDPTLVDAATGIGMSRSARLLRVELPLAWPPILTGIRVSTQMLMGIAAIAAYASGPGLGNEIFRGIASLGSANALNQVLAGTIGIVILALLFDAAYVLLGRLTIPRGIRV comes from the coding sequence GTGAGCTTCTGGAGCTACCTGTCCAGCCGACGGCAGCAACTCCTCGTCGACGCCTTCCAGCAGGTCAGCCTCGTCTTCCAGTGCATGGTGATCGCGACGGCCCTGGGCATCGCCATCGGCGTGCTCACCTACCGCAGCGGCTGGGGCGGCAGTCTCGCCATCACCTCCACCGCCACGATCCTGACCGTCCCGTCGCTGGCCATGATCGGTCTGCTGATCCCGATCGTGGGCCTCGGCGTGGCACCCGCCGTGATCTCCCTGACCCTGTACGGGCTGCTGCCCATCGTCCGGAACTCGATCGTGGGCCTGCGCGGCGTCGACCCGACGCTGGTCGACGCGGCCACGGGCATCGGGATGTCCCGGTCCGCCCGGCTGCTGAGGGTGGAGCTGCCGCTGGCCTGGCCGCCGATCCTGACCGGGATCCGGGTGTCCACGCAGATGCTGATGGGCATCGCCGCCATCGCCGCGTACGCCTCCGGTCCCGGCCTCGGCAACGAGATCTTCCGCGGGATCGCCTCGCTCGGCAGTGCCAACGCCCTCAACCAGGTCCTGGCCGGGACGATCGGCATCGTCATCCTGGCCCTCCTCTTCGACGCCGCCTACGTCCTGCTCGGCCGTCTCACCATCCCGAGGGGAATCCGTGTCTGA